A region of Calditrichota bacterium DNA encodes the following proteins:
- a CDS encoding GTP-binding protein, whose protein sequence is MDKGHHMSAIPILLLTGYLGAGKTTLLNHLLNLPSIQSKKIALIINEFGSLGVDGSLIQPGDFDKFELNKGSLFCICIKTDFIKTLDIIANEVKPDLVIIEATGVAETSDLEEFIDSPNLQGRFEIIANVGLVDAENFVKILPFMRAARSQVEWADGIVINKIDKVEPFSIDELEKVLRGLNPKAPIVRVSFGQIPD, encoded by the coding sequence ATGGATAAAGGACATCACATGAGCGCTATTCCGATTTTGTTGTTGACCGGCTATTTAGGCGCCGGAAAAACCACACTGCTGAATCATTTGTTAAATTTGCCATCGATTCAGTCAAAGAAAATTGCGTTGATTATCAACGAATTCGGCAGTCTGGGTGTCGATGGTTCGCTCATTCAGCCGGGCGATTTTGATAAATTTGAATTGAATAAAGGCAGTTTGTTTTGTATTTGCATCAAGACGGATTTTATCAAGACGCTGGACATTATCGCCAATGAAGTGAAGCCAGACCTGGTGATTATCGAAGCAACGGGCGTTGCCGAAACCAGCGATCTGGAAGAATTTATCGATTCGCCCAATTTGCAAGGGCGGTTTGAGATAATCGCCAATGTGGGACTGGTTGATGCTGAGAATTTTGTGAAAATTCTCCCGTTCATGCGCGCTGCCCGTAGTCAGGTCGAGTGGGCGGACGGAATTGTGATTAATAAAATCGATAAAGTCGAGCCATTTTCGATAGATGAATTGGAAAAAGTATTGCGTGGCTTGAATCCAAAGGCGCCCATTGTGCGCGTAAGTTTTGGGCAGATCCCTGAT